The region AGGCAGATTCTGCTCAACGGTACCTTTACTTATGACGTGTTTATTTCCTATGATTCTGAGGATACTGGCTGGGTCCGTGAACACCTTACGCCCGAGCTGGAAGACCGCCTGGGTCTGAGGCTGTGTCTGCACGAGAGAGACTTCAGCCCTGGCAGAGACATCGTGGACAACATCGCCACCATGGTTCAGACCAGCAAGAAGGTGCTGATGGTCTTCTCCAACACCTTCGTGGCCAGTCACTGGTGTCAGTTCGAGCTGTCCTTCTGCCTGCAGCACGCCATGGACACCGAGGACGCGCTCATCATCGTCTGTGTGGATGACGTGGCGTCACGTGACCTGACGGCGGCCATGATGGCTGTGATGAAGACGACGACCTACATCCACTGGGTGCATGGCGATGGGGACATGGTCCGCGCCTTCTGGGGACGCTTGCGTGCTGCTCTGCGCGAGGTGTACAAAGAACAGTCCGTGTAAGGCATGATGATGGTGCAATATCACGACGACGAGGGGTTCAAACGATGAAACTGAGACAATTCTGAAGTGCGGACACACGTGTGTGTTGACATGTGTGATTCTCCGTCTGTTGGCCATTGCAGCGTCCCCACACTCCGAAGAGGTgtctgttgttattgttgttattgttgatatTGCGATAtggcatcaatcaatcaatcaatcaatgacgcttatatcgcgcatattccgtgggtacagttctaggcgctctgcagtgatgccgtgtgagatgaaattttatacggccagtaattgcagccgtttcggcgcatatttacctttcacggcctattattccaagtcacacgggtataggtagacaattattaactgtgcctaagcaattttgccaggaaagacccttttgtcaatcgtgggatctttaacgtgcacacccaatgtagtgtacacgggtgggagttcggacaccgaagagagtctgcacacaaagttgactctgaaataaatttccgccgaacctgggatcgaactcacgctgacagcggccaactgaatacaaatccagcgcgctaccaaccgAGCTATATCCCTCCCCCATGtgcgagggggagggggtgggagtgAGCGTTTGGGCGAGtatgcgtgtatatgtgtggggAATGTTTATGTGcgattgtgtgagtgtgtgagtgtgtgagtgggtgtgcgTATGAATGGATCGAacgtacggtgtgtgtgtggtttaacAAAGTGAAAGAATGATGGGTTTCTAAACCTCGATACGATAATGATGTTATAAAATACCCATATGGTTATGTTTATTGACATGTATGGCTTTATGTGATGtttgttattgct is a window of Littorina saxatilis isolate snail1 unplaced genomic scaffold, US_GU_Lsax_2.0 scaffold_396, whole genome shotgun sequence DNA encoding:
- the LOC138955653 gene encoding toll-like receptor 4; translated protein: MLSDTALIMITYTITIVLVTLTIASAVFRFRWHLRLLLYEVSRGRGDLRRQILLNGTFTYDVFISYDSEDTGWVREHLTPELEDRLGLRLCLHERDFSPGRDIVDNIATMVQTSKKVLMVFSNTFVASHWCQFELSFCLQHAMDTEDALIIVCVDDVASRDLTAAMMAVMKTTTYIHWVHGDGDMVRAFWGRLRAALREVYKEQSV